DNA sequence from the Brachybacterium avium genome:
CGGGCTGGTCGTCTCCCGCACCCGTCACGTCGAGGGCGCCCGCATGCCCACCCCGGGACCGAGACGGTGCTGCCCGCCACCCTGGTGCTGATCGCGATGGGCTTCACCGCCGCCCGCAGCGAGGGACTCCTGGAGGCCCTGGGAGTGGATATCACCTCACGGGGCACCGTCGTGCACGATGCCGACTGGACCACGACGGTGCCCGGCATCTTCACCGCCGGCGACTGCGCCCGAGGTCAGAGCCTCATCGTCTGGGCGATCGCCGAGGGGCGGGCCTGTGCCGCAGCGGTGGATGAGCACCTGATGGGGAGCACCTCGCTGCCGCGTCCCGTGGGCCCCGGCGAGAAGCCCGTCACAATGTGAAAGACTAGGGTGAAGAACACGCGATGCCGCGGCCCTCCTGCGGCGTTCGTGCGCTGTCCCGGGAGGGAACGCGGCCCTCACACGAACTACAGATGGGTTGACATGCGCAAAGCGAAGATCGTCTGCACACTCGGTCCCGCCACGGGCACCTACGAGCAGATCCGCACCCTGATCGAGGCCGGGATGAACGTGGCCCGGATGAACTTCAGCCATGGCACGCACGACGATCACGCGCAGGTGTACGCGAACATCCGTCGCGCCGCCGAGGACCTCGGGAAGAACGTCGCCGTGCTGGTGGACCTCCAGGGTCCCAAGATCCGCCTGGGCCGGTTCTCCGACGGGCCGCACCAGCTCGAGGTCGGCGATTCCCTCACCATCACCACGGACGACATCGAAGGCACCCGCGAGCGCGTCTCGACGACCTTCAAGGGACTGCCGGGCGACTGCCGCCCCGGGGACGTCCTGCTGATCGACGACGGCAAGGTCTCCGTGCGCGTCACCGAGGTGACCGAGACCGACGTCGTGACCATCGTCGAGGTGCCGGGGCCCGTCTCGAACAACAAGGGCATCAACCTGCCGGGCGTGGCCGTGTCCGTGCCCGCGATGAGCGAGAAGGACGTGGCGGACCTCCGCTTCGGCCTGGGCCTCGGCGCGGATCTGGTGGCGTTGTCCTTCGTCCGCGACGCCCATGACATGGATAACGTCCTGCGGATCATGCAGGAGGAGGACCGCCGGGTGCCGGTGATCGCGAAGATCGAGAAGCCGCAGGCCGTGCGCGCGCTGCGCTCGATCGTCGGCGCCTTCGACGGCATCATGGTCGCCCGCGGCGATCTGGGCGTCGAGCTGCCGCTGGAGCAGGTCCCGCTGGTCCAGAAGCGCGCCATCGAGCTGGCCCGCCGCAATGCGAAGCCCGTGATCGTGGCCACCCAGGTGCTCGAGTCCATGATCGAGAGCCCGCGGCCCACCCGCGCCGAGGCGTCGGACTGCGCCAATGCGATCCTCGACGGGGCCGACGCGGTCATGCTCTCCGGCGAGACCAGCGTGGGCAAGTACCCCTTCGAGGCCGTGCGCACCATGGCCCGCATCATCACCAACACCGAGGAGAACGGCGCGGACCGCATCCTCCCGCTGGGCACCATCCCGCACACCCGCGGTGGCGCGATCACCCGGGCGGCCGCCGAGATCGGCGACCAGCTCTCCGCCCAGTACCTGGTGACGTTCACCGAGTCCGGTGACACCGCCCGGCGCCTGTCCCGCCTGCGTCCCAGCATCCCGCTGCTGGCGCTGACCCCGTATCCGGAGGTCGCCCGTCAGCTGTCGCTGACCTGGGGCATCGAATCGCACCTGGTGCCGATGCAGAACGACACCGACGCGATGGTCGGCAAGGTCGACAACCTGCTGCGCGAGCAGAAGGGGCTGCAGAAGAACGATCTGGTCATCGTCGCCGCCGGCTCCCCTCCCGGCGTGCACGGCTCCACCAACACCCTGCGCGTGCACCGCATCGGCGACCTCGACGGCACCGAGTCCGCCCGCATCGAAGCGGATCGGATCGCCTCCGGCGTGCACAGCTGAGACGAGTGACGGTCCGCGACGGCGGCACCCGGCGGCCCACTGGCTGCGGGGTGCCGCCATCGCACTCTCAGCGCAGCGGGTCGAAGTGCTTCATGACGGCCGGCGGCTGAGCGCCGGTCAGCTGACCGGCGAGCATCTTGCCTGTCAGGGGACCGAGCGCGATGCCCCACATCCCGTGACCGCCCGCGATGCTCACCCGGGAGTCCCGGGTGCGACCCACCAGGGGCAGGCCGTCGGCGGTGCAGGGCCGGGACCCGACCCACTCCTCCTGACGATCCTCCCAGTCGATCCCCTGATACATGGGCCGGACCGCGTCGATCACCGCCTGGATCCGCCGCGGGTCCAGAGGAGCGTCGGCGTCACGGAACTCCATCATCCCGGTGACCCGGAAGCGGTCCCCCAGGGGCGTGCAGGCCACGCGCTGGGTGGGGAAGTACAGCGGGTGGGTCGGCATCGTCTCGGGGTGGACGGTGAAGCTGTAGCCGCGACCGGCCTGGACGACCTGGCGGATGCCGAAGCGGCGGGCGAGCCGACCCAGCCATGCTCCGGTGGCGATCACGACGTGATCGGCGCGCACGGAGTCGCCGGACCGGTCCAGCACGTCGACCCCGGCACCGCGCTGGCGGATGTCCGAGACGTCGAAGCCGCGACGGATCCGCCCGCCGCGGGACTCGACCGCCTCGGCGAGCGAGGCCATATACCGCGGGGGATCGATGAACCGCTGCCCGTGCAGGGCGATGCCTGCGGTGACGCCGTCGGCCAGGACGGGCTCGTGCTCACGCATCTGAGCGCCGCTGAGCAGCTCGTACTCGACCGTGCCCCCGGAGCGGGCGACCCCGTCGAACTCGCGCACCATAGCGGCCTGGTCCTCCTCCGTGGCGAAGGCGGCCAGGAACGGGCGTGCGGGATGGATCGGCTCGGCGAGGTCGAGCTCGTCGAAGGCGTCCAGCGAGACCCGGTTGACCTCGGTGAAGATCCCCATGGCGCGACGCCACCTGCCGGGAGTGCAGTTGCGGGCGAAGCCGAGCAGGAATCGCAGCAGCCGCGGATCCGCGGTCAGGGGGACGTACAGCGGCGAGGAGGGGTCGATCATCGCCTTGAGGCCGTAGGTCAGCACCGACGGCTCGCTCAGGGGCAGGGTCAGTGCTGGGGTCAGCCACCCCGCGTTCCCCCAGGACGACCCGGCTGCGACGTCGTCCCGCTCCAGGACGGTGACCTCGACCCCCTGCTCCAGCAGGTGCCAGGCGGTGGCGAGACCGGACATGCCGGCCCCGATGATGGCGACGTGGCCTGGGCTCTTGGATGACACTGCCATGGGCTCCGCTCTCGCGACTCAGTACGGCTCTGTACTGCGGAAAGGCTACACCACCACGCGCATCTCTCGGCACCTCGCGCGCCGCTGCGGATCGGTGTGCGCAGCCGGCTCGGACATGAGTGTTCTCTCTCGCATGGCCCCGGGGCGCGGCCGGGCACGGGGTGGGACGCCTCACGTCGCGGGGGAGCCGGCAGGCGCTGGGGAGGACGGTCCGCGGTGGTCTGCCGGGCGGCCTGCGTGCGCTCCGCAGGAGCACGTGCGCACACCGTGCTCGGATCAGCCCCTCCCCGGGGCGGAGAACACGCGTGGTCACAGGCCACAGCCCTGCGATCGAGGTGCCGGGTGCGGGACTCGAACCCGCACGCCCTCGCGGACAGCGCATTTTGAGTGCGCCGCGTCTACCATTCCGCCAACCCGGCTCACCCCCCATGCAGGAGGGCTGGATTAGGATACCGCTGATGACCACCGGCCTTGACCCCGTGGGTGCTGGACACCCCTGGAGAGGCCCTTCTCGAGACACAGGGCGACATGACAGACGATACGACTTCCCTCCCCGACGACGCCCAGGACGATGCGCTGCCGCAGGCGGACGCGCCGCGCCGCACCGCGGTCGTGGCCGAGGACGAGAGCCTCATCCGGATGGACATCGTCGAGACGCTGACGGAGGCGGGCTTCGACGTGATCGCCGCCGTCGGCGACGGCGAGGCGGCAGTGGCCAAGGCCCGCGAGCTGCGACCGGACATCGTGGTGATGGACGTGAAGATGCCGCAGATGGACGGCGTCACCGCAGCCGAGCGGATCGGCGAGGACAACCTCGCCCCCGTCGTGATGCTCACCGCCTTCTCCCAGGCCGAGCTCGTCGAGCGGGCCCGTGATGCCGGTGCGATGGCCTACGTCGTCAAGCCCTTCACCCCCGCGGATCTGCTGCCGGCGATCGAGATCGCCATCTCGCGCTACCAGCAGATCACCCAGCTGGAGTCCGAGATCGCAGATCTGGGGGAGCGGTTCGAGACCCGCAAGCGCGTGGACCGGGCCAAGGGCCTGCTGCAGACCAATATGGGCCTGAGCGAGCCCGAGGCGTTCCGCTGGATCCAGAAGACCTCGATGGATCGTCGGCTGACCATGCGGGAGGTCGCCGACGCGGTCGTGGACCAGCTGGGCGGCCCGAAGGACTGAAGCAGGACCATCCGGGCCCGGGGTGGGCCGGGCGGAGAGGGGAACAGCACGACGATGGCGATCACGCGACGTGACCTGGTGCGAGGCTTCGGGGCGGGGGTCCTGGGAGCCGGTGCGCTGACCGGTTGCGGGCCGGGTCGTCGCGGCGGCGGCCCGACCTCACCGCCCCCGTCGGCCCCCAAGCTCACCGAGCCCGACACCCCGTTGGTGATCGGCCAGATCGGCGCTGCCTACGGCCGGATGGCCGTCTTCGAGGAAGCGATCGCGGTCTCCATCGAGGAGGCGCAGATCGACGTGAATGCCCGCTGGGGCGGGCTGTTCGGCCATGAGGTGGTCCTCCTGGACCGGTACGTGATGCAGGAGCCCGGTGAGGATCTCGCCCCGGTCATCGAAGACCTCGCGGGCGAGGGAGCAACCTGCCTGATCACCTCGATCGACGAGGAGTCGCTGATCGCGGCGATGCCCGCGGTCGTCGAAGCGGGTCTGGCGGTGATCGATGTGTTCACTTCGGGCATGGACGTCCGTGCCGAGGAGGTGCAGACCTCGAACCTGCTGATGAGGCTGGCACCGGATGATCGCATCCTTGCCGTGCAGTACGGCGATATCGCGCTCGGCGCCGACTCCGACAAGGGCGGGGCCCAGGGAACGGTCGCCTTCGTCTCCGAGGACACGAGCCAGGGCCGCAGCCTGCGGCAGGAGCTCGAGCTGTACCTCAATCCGCTCGGCGGCAGGATCGTGTCCGAGCAGTTCTACGCGGTCGGCGATATCGGCGACATCGGAGCCCGGGTGAAGCAGGTGCTGAAGGAGCCGCCGGCGCTGCTGGTGCTCAACGGCGGACAGGAATCGGCCTCCTTCCTCTCCGCGCTGCACGAGGCCACCGCGGACGAGGACGGCCGACGCACCATCGAGATCCCGGCGCAGCTCTCCCCGGCCGCGACCGTCGACTACTCGCAGCTGCCGATCGCGGAGGAGCTGGCACCGGAATGCCTCACCTCGGCGGCCGGGTTCCAACCGGGGGGCGAGATCACCGGCGAGCACGAAGCGATGATGCTCAACCGCAGCAGCGGTTTCCTGCGCACCGGCTATGCCTATTCGCAGCAGGGGTACGACGCCTTCACCATGGCCTGCCTGGCCGCGCAGCATGCGCTCTCGGTCACCGGTACGGCGCTGGCCGCGGCGGTCCCGAGCATCCTCACCGGGGCCGAGTCCTGCACCGACTACGAGGCCTGCCGGCGGGTGATGAGGACGGCCCTGGAGGCGCAGGGCCGTGCCACCGTCGCCTACGTCGGCCGGTCGGGGAAGCTGGAGCTGGGGCCCCGGTCCGATGCTCGGATCGGCGAGATGCGCAGGTACGGCTGGTCCGCGGAGAACGTGCTGGAGGAGGGGACGGCGACGAGCTTCGAAGCCGCCGGCTGAGCAGTCCTCAGCGCGGCGGCAGCAGCTGGGTGGCGACTGTCACCGTGCTCAGCAGCCGACCCTGCTCGTCGTGGACGTCGACCAGATAGTTGGCCACCTGACGCCCCAGATGCAGCGGCGTGCAGGACGCGATCACCCGCCCGCTGCGGGCGGAGCGGTGGTGCAGCGCCGAGACCGACGTCCCCACCGCCTGAGCTCCGTCGCCGTGGACCTCGCGGGCCTGCACGATCGCGGCGAAGGAGGCGATCGACTCCGCCAGCGCGATCGTCGCCCCGCCGTGCAGGAGGCCGGCCGGCTGGATGTTGCCCGCCACCGGCATCGCCGCCGTGCCGCCGCCCGCATCCAGGGTGAGCAGCTCGATCCCGCAGCGTTCGAGGAGCGTCCCGGGCAGCATCGGGGCGAAGTGCTCGCGCAGCTCGTCGCTGACCGGCGGCGCGGTGGGGGCGCCGCCGGGCGCGCGCGAGGTCGACGGGAGCGGGGTGGAGAGGGAGGAGTCGGTCATGGCTCGAGCCTGCCACAGCTGGACGGGCGGCGAGGGCGGCGGTGACGTGGGAGACTGCTCTTCATGAGTGCGAGTGACACCGACGACCAGCGCATCCTTCTCATCGACGGGCACGCGATGGCCTTCCGCGCCTTCTTCGCGCTGCCTGCCGACGGGTTCAGCGACGGCCGCGGCCAGGCCACCAACGCCGTGTACGGATTCGCCCGGATGATCATCAACGTGGTCGCCTCCGAGCGCCCCACTCAGGTGGCGGTCGCCTTCGACCTGCCCGGCGGAACGTTCCGCGACCGCCTCTACGACCAGTACAAGGGCGGCCGCGACGAGACCCCGCCGGCCTTCCACGGCCAGATCGACCTGATCATGCAGGTCCTGGACGCCCTCGGGGTGCGCTGGCTGACCTACGAGGACTATGAGGCCGATGACATCATCGCCACTCTCGCCACCCGCGCCGAGGAGGCGGGCCGCGAGGCGCTGATCGTCTCCAGCGACCGCGACGCGATCCAGCTGATCGGCGAGAAGGTCACCCTGCTCCAGCCCATCAAGGGCGTCACCGAGATGCGTCGGATGACCCCGGATGCGGTGGAGGAGAAGTACGGCATCCGGCCGGAGCGCTACCCGGATCTCGCGGCCCTGGTGGGCGAGGCCGCCGACAACCTCCCGGGGGTGCCCGGGGTCGGCCCGAAGACCGCCGCGAAGTGGATCGTCCAGTACGGGGACCTGCCCGGCGTGATCGCCCACGCCGACGAGATCAAGGGCAAAGCCGGCCAGTCCCTGCGCGACCACCTCGCCGACGTCGAGCGGAACCGACTGATGAACGCCGCCGTCACCACCCTGGATCTGCCCACCGAGGCAGAGCACTACGCCCTGGGCAGGGGGGACCGCGCCCGCGTGCTCGAGGTCTTCGACGATCTCGCCTTCGGCGATACGATCCGCCGTGATCTGCCGGCCGCCCTGCTGGGCGAGTCCGTCGACGAGGACGCGGCCGAGGAGTCGGCGCAGGCCGCAGAGGTCCTCGATGTCCAGGACGCGGCCACGCTGCAGCAGCTGCTCGACACCGGGGCCGACGTGCTGGCCCTGGACGCCGTGGAGGACCTGCGCGGCGGTGCGCTGATCGGACTGGCGACCACCGCGTCCGCCGGCGCCATCCAGCTGGGGCGACTGGAGTCCGAGGCCACCGAGATGCTGGCCGCAGCCCTCGGCGCAGCCACGGAGATCCGGGTCGCGGATGCCCCGGCGGTCCGTTCCTGGCTGGAGCTGAACGGGTATCGGCTGGGGGAGCGGGCGCGCGACCTGTCGCTGGAGGCCTTCGTGCTGCGCCCCGGCGCACGCAGCTACGACGCCGAGGCGCTCGCGACCGAGCTGGGCGGTGCGAGCTTCGAGCCGCGGCCCCGCAAGCCCGCGGAGTCGACGCTGAAGAAGGAGACCCCGGAGGTGCGCGGCGAGCACATCGCCCGTGCCGGGGCCCGGCTCGCGACGGCCGCCGCCGCGCTGCATCGCGCTGCCGAGGAGCTGACCGCCCGCACCGCCGACGAGCCGTGGGCCCGCAGCATCCTCGAGGAGCTCGAGCAGCCCCTGCAGAGCGTGCTCGAGACGATGCACGAGCGCGGCATCGCGATCGATATGTCGGCGCTGGGGACCCTGCGGGACGAGTTCGAGGGATTCGTCGCCCAGGCCAAGCGCGAGGCCGGGCAGATCGTGGGTGAAGAGGTCAACCTCGCCTCCCCGAAGCAGCTCCAGGTGGTCCTCTTCGAGACCCTCGGGCTGCCCACCACGCGCAAGATCTCCTCGGGCCACTCCACCGACGCCGAGTCGCTCACGGATCTGCTGGAATCGCTGGATCCGGACTCCGCCGGGCACCGGTTCCTGTCCTGGCTGCTGCGCTTCCGCGAGATGAGCAAGCTGACCGGCTACCTGGTGGGGCTGGACAAGGTGGTCGACGCCGGCTCCCGCGTGCACACCACCTTCCAGCAGACCGCCGCGGCCACCGGACGCCTCGCCTCCACCGAGCCGAACCTGCAGAACATCCCCGTGCGCACCGCCGAGGGCCAGCGGATCCGGGACGTGTTCGTCGCCGGCGAAGGCTTCGAGACGCTGCTGACCGCGGACTACTCCCAGATCGAGATGCGCATCATGGCGCACCTCTCCGAGGATGCCGGCCTCATCGAGGCCTTCCGCTCGGGGAGGACCTGCACAACTTCGTCGCCTCCCGCGTGTTCGGGGTCAGCCCCGACGCGGTGGACCCGGCGATGCGCTCGAAGACCAAGGCCGTCAGCTACGGGCTGGCCTACGGGCTGTCCGCTTTCGGCCTCTCCCGGCAGCTGCGGATCTCCCGGGCCGAGGCGACCGCGCTGCGGGACGGATACTTCGAGCGCTTCGGCGGGGTGCGCGACTACCTCCACCGCACCGTGGAGACGGCCCGGAGCACCGGATTCACCGAGACGCTGCTCGGGCGTCGGCGCTATCTGCCGGATCTCACCTCCGACAACCGTCAGCGCCGGGAGAACGCGGAGCGGGTGGCGCTGAACTCCCCGATCCAGGGCAGCGCCGCTGATCTCATCAAGCTCGCGATGCTCACCGTCGAGCGTCGGATGCGGGAGGCGGGGCTCTCCTCGCGGATGCTGCTGCAGGTGCACGACGAACTGGTGGTCGAGATCGCCCCGGGCGAGCTGGACCAGGTGCGCGGCATCGTCGAGGAGGGAATGGACTCGGCCTATGAGCTGTCCGTCCCGCTCGAGGTCGGGGTGGGGATCGGGCGCACCTGGCGCGAGGCCGCGCACTGAGCAGGGGCCGGTGGGCGAGGTCGGGGAGCCACCAGGACGGACATCACACCGGTGACGTCGTCAGCGGGCGGCTCGGTCCTCGCGGAAGTGCGGGCGGGCTGTTAGGCTTTTGAAGGTCTTTGCGCGAGCAGACACCGCGATGGTCGCCGCAGCGGCGACCACGCAGTGCGCCGCCCGGGCGAGGACCGGTCCCCTCGGGGGCCTGCACGTCCATCGACCCTACTCAATTCCTGTCCCGACGGAGTCCTTACCTACATGACCGACACCACGACCCCCCAGATCGCCATCAATGACATCGGCGGCGCCGACGAACTCATGGCCGCCATCGATGCCACCATCAAGTACTTCAACGATGGCGACATCGTCGAGGGCACTGTGGTGAAGGTCGATCACGACGAGGTCCTCCTGGACATCGGCTACAAGACCGAGGGCGTCATCCCCTCGCGCGAGCTGTCCATCAAGCACGACGTCGACCCCGGTGAGGTCGTCGAGGTCGGCGACGAGATCGAGGCCCTGGTCCTCCAGAAGGAGGACAAGGAAGGCCGTCTGATCCTGTCCAAGAAGCGCGCCCAGTACGAGCGCGCCTGGGGCACGATCGAGCAGATCAAGGAAGACGAGGGCGTCGTCACCGGCCGCGT
Encoded proteins:
- the pyk gene encoding pyruvate kinase, which codes for MRKAKIVCTLGPATGTYEQIRTLIEAGMNVARMNFSHGTHDDHAQVYANIRRAAEDLGKNVAVLVDLQGPKIRLGRFSDGPHQLEVGDSLTITTDDIEGTRERVSTTFKGLPGDCRPGDVLLIDDGKVSVRVTEVTETDVVTIVEVPGPVSNNKGINLPGVAVSVPAMSEKDVADLRFGLGLGADLVALSFVRDAHDMDNVLRIMQEEDRRVPVIAKIEKPQAVRALRSIVGAFDGIMVARGDLGVELPLEQVPLVQKRAIELARRNAKPVIVATQVLESMIESPRPTRAEASDCANAILDGADAVMLSGETSVGKYPFEAVRTMARIITNTEENGADRILPLGTIPHTRGGAITRAAAEIGDQLSAQYLVTFTESGDTARRLSRLRPSIPLLALTPYPEVARQLSLTWGIESHLVPMQNDTDAMVGKVDNLLREQKGLQKNDLVIVAAGSPPGVHGSTNTLRVHRIGDLDGTESARIEADRIASGVHS
- a CDS encoding NAD(P)/FAD-dependent oxidoreductase, whose product is MAVSSKSPGHVAIIGAGMSGLATAWHLLEQGVEVTVLERDDVAAGSSWGNAGWLTPALTLPLSEPSVLTYGLKAMIDPSSPLYVPLTADPRLLRFLLGFARNCTPGRWRRAMGIFTEVNRVSLDAFDELDLAEPIHPARPFLAAFATEEDQAAMVREFDGVARSGGTVEYELLSGAQMREHEPVLADGVTAGIALHGQRFIDPPRYMASLAEAVESRGGRIRRGFDVSDIRQRGAGVDVLDRSGDSVRADHVVIATGAWLGRLARRFGIRQVVQAGRGYSFTVHPETMPTHPLYFPTQRVACTPLGDRFRVTGMMEFRDADAPLDPRRIQAVIDAVRPMYQGIDWEDRQEEWVGSRPCTADGLPLVGRTRDSRVSIAGGHGMWGIALGPLTGKMLAGQLTGAQPPAVMKHFDPLR
- a CDS encoding ANTAR domain-containing response regulator, with the translated sequence MTDDTTSLPDDAQDDALPQADAPRRTAVVAEDESLIRMDIVETLTEAGFDVIAAVGDGEAAVAKARELRPDIVVMDVKMPQMDGVTAAERIGEDNLAPVVMLTAFSQAELVERARDAGAMAYVVKPFTPADLLPAIEIAISRYQQITQLESEIADLGERFETRKRVDRAKGLLQTNMGLSEPEAFRWIQKTSMDRRLTMREVADAVVDQLGGPKD
- a CDS encoding ABC transporter substrate-binding protein, whose protein sequence is MAITRRDLVRGFGAGVLGAGALTGCGPGRRGGGPTSPPPSAPKLTEPDTPLVIGQIGAAYGRMAVFEEAIAVSIEEAQIDVNARWGGLFGHEVVLLDRYVMQEPGEDLAPVIEDLAGEGATCLITSIDEESLIAAMPAVVEAGLAVIDVFTSGMDVRAEEVQTSNLLMRLAPDDRILAVQYGDIALGADSDKGGAQGTVAFVSEDTSQGRSLRQELELYLNPLGGRIVSEQFYAVGDIGDIGARVKQVLKEPPALLVLNGGQESASFLSALHEATADEDGRRTIEIPAQLSPAATVDYSQLPIAEELAPECLTSAAGFQPGGEITGEHEAMMLNRSSGFLRTGYAYSQQGYDAFTMACLAAQHALSVTGTALAAAVPSILTGAESCTDYEACRRVMRTALEAQGRATVAYVGRSGKLELGPRSDARIGEMRRYGWSAENVLEEGTATSFEAAG
- a CDS encoding hotdog fold thioesterase codes for the protein MTDSSLSTPLPSTSRAPGGAPTAPPVSDELREHFAPMLPGTLLERCGIELLTLDAGGGTAAMPVAGNIQPAGLLHGGATIALAESIASFAAIVQAREVHGDGAQAVGTSVSALHHRSARSGRVIASCTPLHLGRQVANYLVDVHDEQGRLLSTVTVATQLLPPR